In Gorilla gorilla gorilla isolate KB3781 chromosome 16, NHGRI_mGorGor1-v2.1_pri, whole genome shotgun sequence, the genomic window CTCTGGACAAGGCCAAAGGGGCAGAGCTTCGTCACCTCCTGGTTGTGCCTCAGACCCTCTGCAGCATGCAGGAGCACATTCCCcgcctccccccccccccccgccctggTAGTCTAGGATGCTTCCTGCAGCCTACCTGGAGGAACAGCAGAGGGGCAAGGCTCTAAATGTTCTCCCTGCCAATCTTTTGCCATTCCAGCTGGGCTGCAGTAGTGCAACTTGGAAGCCATGCTGAAGCACAGTGACACTTACTCAGTGGAAGGCACAAGTACCACTCTGGCCTTGCAAGAAGTGGAAAGAACCACCTATTCCTAAGGGTCAAACCCTCTGAAAAGCACTGGTTTGAGGAGGATTGGGGAGGGAAAGTGGAGATAATGTGGCTTTCTAATAACACCACCTGTGGTTTTGCAGCATCCATTTTAAGTGGAGAAGTACACCTAGACAGAGCCTAAATCAGGGTGTCAGCTATAATTCAGAACTACATTGATGAGCTTGAAATAGCAGCAGTATCTTGCTCCCCTTCCTTGGGAAATGCTTCCTTTCGACCTCcttggtttgtttttaagagaaCCCCCTACTGTACTTCATCTTGGCATGGTGGAGTAATGGAGGCACAGGGGCACCAGCTGAGGCTGGCTTCTCAGGAAAGCCACTGACAATGGCTACTTTCTTCTTTGCTTGACTGCCTTCTGCCTTTAAAGGCAAAGCTGCACCCTGCACCAGCCCTGACCAAACCTTAGTTCCAGAAGTGGGTTCAGCATAGGCTGCTTCATTTGTGTCTATGGGAAAACACAAGGATTCCCATTCCCTcttattccaaatgggagaacaAACAGAAGTAACCACTGAGGTGGTGGTCCCTGGGCTGGCAGAGGAAAAACCATTCTCTTCTCACTATTGCCTAGGCAGAACGTGGCCTATACAGCTGCACCGTATCAGCATCCCCCaagcaaaccaaaaaacaacGACTGGGATTCAAAGCAGGAGAGTTAAGGTTGGGTCCTGGGTTTGGGAGTGAAGCAGCATGAGGAAACGGGTCTGCCATATCGTGAAGCCTCGGGTACTCAGGAAGGGGGAGCTTCACAGATAGTACCTCCAGGCACCTTGCCTAGAGTTGAGTCAGAGAGGGCAGGGGTGGCCCACTGGCTTCTCCAAGAGGGAACGGAGGGCACTCAGAGTGGATGGTGTGTGGTCAACTTAAAGGCAAAGACGGACTAAAATACTGAACTTAAAATTGTTTCAAGCAGTTTCACATTAAGAGCTACCTCATCCATCCTGACATTTTGGGAAATACAGGTTATACGTAGTACAAGGCCTTATCAGTGAGAAAATGTACAGCcaagtaaatttaaatttaaaacacagtACTGCTtgaccaaaactacaaaaacaacaataacaacaaagcaccaataaaacataaaacacagacacacaactTTGGAAAGCAGCTACTTCAGTAAAATCTTTTATGAAACAACTCAGGGTAAAAATCTAGCTGTTGGGGAGTCCCAGGAAAATCCCCCTGCCTAGTAGCAGGCAGCAGGGCTTGAAGGCCAACCAGCCTAGCCTGGAGACAATTACTCTATGGCACAAAAATAACAGGAATGAGGCAGCAGCCATGGACTCTGCTCACAACTCACAACTGTCACCCTTAGCTCTCCACACGCAACAGGTTTCTTCCTAGTAAGGGTGGAGCAAAAGATTCACACTGATGTACTAGAAAATCAAAACAGTTAACATTTACAATTACACTCCTTCCCCGTAAGTACAGACTGCAAAGCCAGACAGAGCTGGCCTGGCCGCCACCACCGCCAATGAAAACGCCTTGGGAAAAGCCAAAAGTGCTCACTGCTAAACACCATTGTcagctaaagggaaaaaaaatcccttttaagGAAAGTAACTTCAATAGGCTCCTTTTCTGCCAGGACCTCCAATCCCTCTGAACATAAGCCGAACCACAGACTGCCGCACATGTGTCTAGGTCCTGGCTTTTCTTCCCTCACCCCTCCGCAGAGCTTCAGCACCAGTTGTTAGCCAAAAATAAACACCATTCCTCAACCATATATGTCCACCGGCCCAGAgtcggggaggaggagaggaggcaggTCAGCCGTCCCCCGGCTGCAGCTGCACTCACATGTGGCCACTGCTCACCATGCACATAACCCAGCTCAACCGGGAGTGCCTGCTGCACCTCTTCTCCTTCCTAGACAAGGACAGCAGGAAGAGCCTTGCCAGGACCTGCTCCCAGCTCCACGACGTGTTTGAGGACCCCGCACTCTGGTCCCTGCTGCACTTCCGTTCCCTCACTGAACTCCAGAAGGACAACTTCCTCCTGGGCCCGGCACTCCGCAGCCTCTCCATCTGCTGGCACTCCAGCCGCGTGCAGGTGTGCAGCATTGAGGACTGGCTCAAGAGTGCCTTCCAGAGAAGCATCTGCAGCCGGCACGAGAGCCTGGTCAATGATTTCCTCCTCCGGGTGTGCGACAGGTAGGCCACCTTGCCTCCTGAGCAGTGCTGGCCCCGCTAGCTCTGGCTTCCCTCTTGGGGGGCAGGGAAGAGCAAATTATGAGACCAAGATGGCTCCACCTTCGGGGCGCCTCAAACTAGGCCCAAGGCAGACATCCAGACCGCCCAAAGCAGGGTCCCCAGGAGACAATAAAATCATGAGGGAAACAATTGCTAATCCTCCTCTTAGCCTCACAGGTCCTGGGCTGCTTCATGCAAACACCAAGAAGTGGGGCCTCCGTACTGGTAGTCATTAAGTGCTGGGTGGGTCCAGCTGGGCCTGGATTTTCAAGGTCAGGCTCTGGGAAAAGGCTTCCAGATGCAGCAATCAGCTCACCCCTCCATTAGGCCTAGCAAGCAGCCCTCAAGGCCTGGGAAACTGCGGAGGAAAGAGAGGGTGGGGAGCCAGAGGTGGAGAAGCCAGGGTGCTCAGGTCAGCTGAGCCAAACCAGACTCCAGGAGTGGATGAATTACTGATTTACACAGTATTCCTAAGGAGGGTGGCTTAGCCTAATTTTTCAAATTAGTAAACTGATGCTCCATGAGGTGGTATGATTTGCCCAgtctagggttgccagattttaGCAAATATATAGGCTGCCCAGTTAAatatgaatttcagataaacagtgaATAATATTTTAGTGTATGTCCCAAATACATCTTGTGTTTATCTGCTAACCCCCACCCCAGACACAGACATAGACACTGAACCACCAGGCCAGGCTCCCTCCATGGTCCCAAGCCTCATGGGCAGAGCGGCCCAGGCAAGAACACAGAGCTATTCAACCAGCCTCTCATTGAGCTTCTGCCAGTCCCGTGCTGCCTTTGAGGAAAAACACCCCCTTGATCATATAACAAACTGGCCCTGGCTGTTCATGGAAAACTAGACTCAGACAGTTTACTGCCACCCAAGTTCATAGCTGCTATTTGCTGGCAGCACGACAGGAGTGGAAGGAAACAGCGTAGTGACCCCACCTTTCTTTTGAGCTGgtaggaagaaaacagaagatgGACTTGGGGCTGGGCCCCGACTGGACAAGGCTATTTTGATGGGCTTAACAAGGCCCAGGAATTAGACTAGAGTGAtatgggtgggggttggggggagccGAATGGCACAACATGTCCTGAAGTTGTTCCATTCTTACTGTAAGAGAACCGAGCTTAATGCCCCAAACCTGCAAGGTGTGAAGTGGACCTCCCAGGCCACTGTACTGATCAAGCAAGGGGCCCTGCTGTCACATAAAGAGCAAAGGGCTTTGCTGTCAGCACTCTGCTGAGCCGCTCAGCTCGTCCAACCATGTGACCCCAGCTCAAATACTTAAAACTCTTGCAACCTCAtttcttcttctataaaatgTGCTAAATTTTTCTTATCCGACAGGGTAAGAGGATTAAATGACACAgtggcacctggcacatagtaggtactgaTGAACGTCTACTGAATCTGGTTCTTCTGGCATTCAGCTCAGGTCGGGAGAAATGGCTGAGGATGGCTGGGCAGGGGGACAGTCCGCTCTTTGTTTTTTCCCTGTATCAGAATTATTCCAAAGATTCTTAGAGGAAAAGATCACCCAACACCTTTGAGGCTTAAACACCTAATCCTTATAACCACCTTGAAGGTAACAATTCCTCCCACTTGACAAATGAGGAAGTGACGCCCAGCAAGGTTCAGACATCTGTCCTGGGTCTGACAGCAAATAAGTCACCAGCCAGTCACTTGAGCTCCCGGAGCCAGTTTCTTCATGTACAAAACTGGGGGTGCAGAGGTTGACGGGGTGACTAATGAAGGCACATGAACCTGAAGGAGGCCCGGGCTCGGTGTGACACCTGGCTGCACCCAGCATATTTTAGTTCCTTACTTCCCTCCCCAGGCACAAAGGAGCCGAGCTGGCCCAGCCAGGGGCAGTCACGGAGCTGCGGGGGAGGCTGGCAGGGAAAGGGAAACGCTTCCCCAGCCCAGACTCTAGCTCCCTCTGGCTGCGGGGAGCCAAGGCCCCGGCCCATTAGTCGGTCCTTCTGGACTGGAAGCAGGCTGGTCCCGTTTGTTTCCAGGGAAAGCGGGTTAGGACTGCCTGTGGAAGGCCCCGTTGCAGGCTCCTCACAACCCCAGTGGTAGACATTATTCCCCCCACGCAGACGAAATGAAGGCTCTGTGAGTGACTGACACGGCGATAAACCAAGTCTAACTTGGCTCAAGATCTTTTTTTTGCTGGGAGGGgctggtgaggctgcagcagAGGGTCCCCCAAGCTTTCTGGGCAAGCGACCTGGGTGGGTGTCCGTGACTGTACCTGCTCAGGGCTTGCCTCTAGCTGCCTCCGAACCCTGCCCTTTTCCAGGCTGGTGGCCCAGGGGATGCAGGAACAGCTCTAGTCTACTAAGCTGAACCCGGACTCAATGCTAACGCGTGCCCCCACCGCCTTGAGGGTTGGGATGGGCCTGTCACTAGGCCACCTCCAAGGAAACAAATCCCTCTTCCCACTCACGTCCCGCCGGGACATTCAGGGGCCTCAGCTTGAAGCTAGACTGGAGCAATCGCCACGCACCGCTCCCCTGCAAGGCAGCACATCCAGAGCGAAACAGAGTCAAGGGTTGTGGCTCCTGGAACCGGCATTCCCTCTGTCCACAGCCGCCCCAGGACTCTGCTGGGCCGAGGTCGGGGCTTCCCACTAGGGGCTCCCAAGGCTAAGAGCCAAGAACCCACGCAGATGAAGGTACGGTGGGGTGCAGGGGCAGAAAGAGGAGGGAAAATGGGCCGGCCAGAAAGCCGACTTGGAACCCTGCAGTGTCATCGCAGCCAAGTGTCTTCACCTCGCAGGGCCCGAGTCCTCCTCGGTAAACGAGTCCACTCGGTCCCATGGGGCGGTTGGGTAGCTTTAACAAGCCAGTGAGCCCCGGGTCACCGCACTCTCCTCACAGGTGCCCCAACCTGGCGTCCGTCACGCTGTCGGGCTGCGGCCACGTTACCGACGACTGCCTGGCGCGCCTGCTGCGCTGCTGCCCACGCCTGCGCGCACTGCGCCTGGAGAACTGCGCGCGCGTCACCAACCGCACGCTGGCTGCCGTGGCGGCGGACGGGCGCGCGCTGCAGACATTGCACGTGGACTTCTGCCGCAACGTGAGCGCGGCCGGCCTGCGCCGCCTGCGCGCCGCGTGCCCGCGCCTGGCCCTGCGGGCAGAGCACAGCGCCGCCATGCTGCCCGACCAGCCCCCGCGCCCGCGCGCGCCCGCCGCGGCCCTCGGCAAGCTGCTGCAGCGCTAGACGCCGCCCCGCCGCTGCCCTCGGGGAAGGAGCGCAGCCCCAGACCGTCCTGGCTTCGAACCCAGCTCTTCCACCTTCAGGCCACCACCGCAtattctgagcctcattttccccgTCTGCACAGTGGGGATAAGAAAGCCTACCTCACGTTACGATTTTATACATAGGATAAACGCAAgattaaatggatatttggaaaacactCGGCTGGTTCTCACTCAACACCACCGCCTTTCCCCTCTTGCTTCCGCCCCAGGCTTTCTGCTGTGCGCTCCCCACGGAGGCGGGAGGCGCCTGCACCGTCCTCGGGGACTCCGATCGCCGTTGGATCGAAATCACCTCGGTGGGGAGGACCTGACCACTCGGAGTTTGCCGACTTGCGCGCGGGGGTGACGGGGGCCAGGGCTGCCCCGCGCAGGGGTCTGGGGAGCCTCCGGGCGGAGCGACCCAGCGAGACCCCGCCGGCTCCCGGAGTGTCCTGGGGACCGCCACCTCCAGGGGCCCCGGTAGTGATCTCGGTGAAGCAGGAGGAGGGGAAGCAGGGGCGCACGGGCAGAAGGAGCCACCGAGCCGCTCCTCCTTGCGGTTTTGCCCGCACGCGCGTCTGCCCGCCCACCTTTCCTGGGGCGGATGCGTTCCCGGAGTGACCGCACTCGCGATTGTAGAAAATTCGTTCCCAATTGTTGAATGCTTACATAAACTGCATAGTTACCCATATTTTCTACTGTTCTCATATCATAagggaaaaagaaatgatttggaagaaaaaaaactaaacaaaaacaaaaccagcagcCCTGGCTAAGCTTTTGATAATGGAACCATTATAAGCTGACAAGCTAGATTTTTCACCTGTTGGATTTGCTGGACATGAGCACAAGCCCGGGCTTCCAATTTGAATTTCAGGGCTGTAGTCACTGATGTGTCACATTTA contains:
- the FBXL22 gene encoding F-box and leucine-rich protein 22 isoform X1, translated to MWPLLTMHITQLNRECLLHLFSFLDKDSRKSLARTCSQLHDVFEDPALWSLLHFRSLTELQKDNFLLGPALRSLSICWHSSRVQVCSIEDWLKSAFQRSICSRHESLVNDFLLRVCDRLSAVRSPRRREAPAPSSGTPIAVGSKSPRWGGPDHSEFADLRAGVTGARAAPRRGLGSLRAERPSETPPAPGVSWGPPPPGAPVVISVKQEEGKQGRTGRRSHRAAPPCGFARTRVCPPTFPGADAFPE
- the FBXL22 gene encoding F-box and leucine-rich protein 22 isoform X2 — encoded protein: MWPLLTMHITQLNRECLLHLFSFLDKDSRKSLARTCSQLHDVFEDPALWSLLHFRSLTELQKDNFLLGPALRSLSICWHSSRVQVCSIEDWLKSAFQRSICSRHESLVNDFLLRVCDRCPNLASVTLSGCGHVTDDCLARLLRCCPRLRALRLENCARVTNRTLAAVAADGRALQTLHVDFCRNVSAAGLRRLRAACPRLALRAEHSAAMLPDQPPRPRAPAAALGKLLQR